One window of Panthera tigris isolate Pti1 chromosome C2, P.tigris_Pti1_mat1.1, whole genome shotgun sequence genomic DNA carries:
- the LOC102966420 gene encoding centromere protein Q-like, translating to MSNKAGASKKRSQQLKKTPKRKTDDEEVELPERKVRNTAKNKNPKHLPSEVTGQTEHTNLKRVKVAFNKRKTWQPLSKRSREHLQAMMESVIITILSNNIREHEQVQYHLNYLKKRLLQLCENLKVPPRKLKDLTNVSSLLKMERAEHRANEEGLALLQEEIDKILETIESMTGSVHSLKNKIQILTSEVEEEEEKVKQMFQIDSGVLCLPELSQKSLKAPTLQKEILTLIPNHNALLKDLDVLHNSSQMKNMLTFIEEAYKDWMPLNEVVFFFFFFF from the coding sequence ATGTCTAACAAAGCAGGGGCTTCCAAGAAAAGAtctcaacagttaaaaaaaaccccaaaacgaAAAACTGATGATGAAGAAGTGGAGTTACCAGAGAGAAAGGTTAGAaacacagcaaaaaataaaaatccaaagcaTCTGCCTTCTGAAGTAACAGGACAAACAGAGCATACTAATCTAAAACGGGTAAAGGTAGCAttcaacaagagaaaaacctgGCAGCCTCTTtcaaagaggagcagagagcattTACAAGCTATGATGGaatcagtaataataacaattttgAGTAACAATATTAGAGAACATGAACAAGTTCAGTATCATCTTAACTATCTAAAGAAAAGATTGCTACAACTGTGTGAAAATCTTAAAGTCCCTCCCAGAAAGCTGAAAGATTTAACTAATGTGTCAAGTCTACTGAAAATGGAAAGGGCAGAGCACAGAGCTAATGAAGAAGGTCTGGCATTATTGCAGGAGGAAATAGATAAAATACTAGAGACCATAGAGTCAATGACTGGGAGTGTTCACAGCctaaagaacaaaattcaaattctgacAAGTGaggtggaagaagaggaagagaaagtaaaACAGATGTTTCAGATAGATAGTGGGGTACTCTgtcttccagaactttctcagaAGAGTCTCAAAGCTCCCACACttcagaaagaaattctgacgTTAATTCCAAACCATAATGCTCTTCTGAAGGACTTGGATGTTCTCCATAATTCATCCCAGATGAAGAATATGTTAACTTTCATTGAAGAAGCCTATAAGGACTGGATGCCTCTTaatgaggttgttttttttttttttttttttttttag